The DNA window GACGCTGGGTTAGATGTTTTAATTCAAAGTTTGCAAGATGAATCAAGATTAGTAGAACGTTTTGCTTATCGACTATTAAAGCCAAGAACAGAATCGCAAGTTAAACAAGCTTTGCAAACATATAAACCTTGGAACTTGGAAGAAAGATTGACTCGGTATCTAGGATGTCATACAACTCAATTTGCTAATCGGCAAGTGGTAGAATTCAATGCGAATAGAGGTATTGTTGAACCTGTTCATCAAGCTTATGCCCTACGATGTTCCTATGATGACAATGAAGAGAATTTCCCAGACAAAATTAGTAAACTTGCTCAATCATCCAACGCCGAAAAATTGCCAGCTTTAGTCTTAGGTTTATGGATAGATGCTTATGAGAATGATGCAAGTGGAACTATTCAAACTTTAGTTAATTTCAAAGAATATTTATCAAACCTCAAGGCTATTTTGATAGGTGATATTCTAGGTGAAGAATGTGAAATTTCCTGGATTCGACAAAGTGATGTAAGCCCTATTTTACGGGCTTATCCTCAACTCGAAATTTTACAAGTTCGTGGCGGTGACGGTTTACAATTTAGACCAACAATAAAACATAATCACCTCAAAGCATTGATTGTAGAAACTGGGGGATTAAGTCGGGATACCGTCGCACAGATTTGTAATTTAAATCTGCCAGCATTAGAACATTTAGAATTATGGTTTGGCTGTGAAGATTATGGCGGAACCTGTTGGGTTGAAGATATACACCCAATTATTTTTGCAGATAAGTTTCCTAAATTAACTTATTTAGGATTATGTAATAGTCAATTTAGCGATGAAATAGCTAGTGCGATTGTAACTTCCCCAATTCTTAACTCTATCAGCGTCCTTGACCTTTCACTAGGAACTTTGAGTGATGCAGGTGCGGAAGAGTTACTGAATTGTGAGGCGATTAATTATCTAGATATTCTCAATGTGTCAGAAAACTTTTTATCTGAGAAAATGATTGAGAAATTATCAAGTTTGGATGTGCGTGTCATAGCAAATGATCAGAAAGAAGAAGAGGATGATAGCTATATTCACAGCCGCTATTGTTCTGTTGCTGAGTAGCTTATAGGTAAAGTTCTCTTTATAAGTTTAGCGATCGCTATTACTCAGTTTGGGAATAATCAAATTCAAAATTACCATTTGTCAAGATATAAAACTAATGAACAATAATCCAAATCAACCCAGAGAGTATGACGCAGTGCTTGGTGGAGAAGCACCACCTCCTGTTAGTGGTGTGGTTTTAGGAGGAATTGAAGGAGTTAAAAATCGGTTAGGAAGTTCCGTTGTGGAGGTGCAAGTTGCAGCACTTTCTGAAGCTTTGAATTATGGGGATGAGGGTTTAGATTTAGTAATTGAAGCGTTACAAAACTCTGTAAATGAGGCAAAGCATTTTGCAGCACGGTTATTGAAACAAAAGGGAGGGGAGAAAGGGAAACAGGCTTTGTTACATTATGATCCTTACCTTGCTTTTACCACTATGACCAACTGGTTAGTTCAAGATTTTAATTCAGATGTAGGTATTTTAAATACTGAAATTACAGCTTATTCTTTAAATTTACAGTTAGATTGGCAGGCGTTGTATGCGAAGGTTAGAGCAATAGTAAAATCCGCATCTGGATTGTCTTTTTATGAAGAACAATTGCGTTTCAGGACAGAAACACATCGTCTTGACAGAGAAGACACAATCAAAAAACTTCAAATATTTCTAAATACTCCCCAGAGTCATCAAATTCAAGCTTTACACTGTTACTATCCTAGTCACTGTTTTCTAGATGTTTTTGTTGAAGCCAAGAGCCAACTTAGCAACCTTAAAGCATTATTTTGGGGAGACCCTAGAGATGACTCTTATAAAGATATCTCCAAGCATAAATTAACTAGGAATATGAGCCTTATTCTAGAAGCTTATCCCAACTTGGAGGTTCTTCAAATACGTGGTAGAGCTAACGGAGATAGCTACGATCCTTTTTTAGGTTCGTGCTTGTCATTTACTCCAACGGAACATCTTCATCTTAAAACGCTGATTATTGAAACTAAGGTTTTACCAGAATCAACACTTAATGAGATTGTTAATCTTAGGTTACCAAATCTGGAATATCTAGAACTGTGGATAGGAAGGGCGGGATTTGATGCAGTTAACTTAATCCCAAAAATTTCTGAAAAGTTTCCGAAACTTAAATATTTAGGTATACGCAGTTGTGAAGATGCTGATGAAGTAGCCAAAGCATTAGTGAGTTCTCCTTTAATAGAACGTCTGATAATTCTCGACCTTTCTATGGGAGAGATGACAAATCAAGGAGTGGAATATTTTTTAAATTGTCCCGCAGTCAACCAACTACACACTCTTAATCTTTCTATGAACTACATTTCAAATACCCAAGTCTTAGACCAACTTTTATGCCAGGTAATTGCACAACCTCAAGATGGTGAATATGGGCATCGCTACTCAGCCATTCACGAATAAAAAATATATCAGAAAATGCTTAACTTTGTCCTAATCGCTAACCCTGAAAATCGCCGTGTCGATTTCCTCCAACAAGCACTAACTCATTTCAACTTACCACCAGCCACGGTAGTAGATTACGCAGACTTAATTTCCGGTAAACAAAACCTCGCACAATTCAACACACCCAACACCATTATCCGCTTCGATTCTCCAGAAAAAAACTTTGATATTGATAAAGCCATCATCGCCGCAGGTTTCAATGTATCAGATAACGGAGAACATCAACGCATCAGTCCCGGCGAAGCTATGGAATTAGAATTCGACAAAGGACGCATCCTCTACTCACGACAGTGGTATTTAGGCTGGCGATATCTCCTGCAAAAATGGGAATCTCAACTTACTCCCCTCCAGGGTGACTTTATGAACCATCCCCAAGACATCGCAGTCATGTTTGATAAACCAGCCTGTCACGAAAGATTCAGTCGTCACAATATCCCCGTTCCTCATTCTCTTGGAAAAATTCACAATTACGAACACTTGCGCGAACAAATGCAAACCCAAGGAATAGAACGAGTATTCGTCAAACTTTCCCACGGTTCCGCCGCTTCTGGAGTCGTTGCTTATCGTGTAAATTCCCGTTTGGAATCAGCTATTACCACTGTCGAAAGAGTGCGAGAAAATGGGGAAACTCTACTTTATAACTCCCGGAAAATTAGTCACTATACCCACCATGAAGAAATCGCCGATATCATCAATATCTTAACAGCAGAAGGCGTACAAGTTGAAGAATGGCTACCCAAAGCACATTTACAAGGATGCGGTTTTGATGTGCGCGTGGTGGTGATTAATGGTGAAGCACAACATATAGTTGTTCGCCTGGGTAAAAGTCCCATGACAAATTTACATTTAGGAAATGAACGGGGAGATACAGAGGAATTTTTAGCAAAAATTGATGCGGAAAACTGGGAGATGATGAAGCGAACTTGCGAACAAGCAGCAGCGTTATTTCCTAATAGTTTATATTGCGGAGTTGATTTACTAATTTTACCAGATTGGAAAACTCACGCGATTTTAGAGATTAATGCTTTTGGTGACTTATTACCGGGGATTTTGTGGAATGGGATGGATACTTATACGAGTGAAGTTAAAGCGATTTTGGGAAGGGACAAGGTAGACAAGGAAGACAAGGTAGACAAGGTAGACAAGGTGGACAAGGTGGACAAGGTAGACAAGGGGGATTATTCGCCGATAATCCATTGATTTGGATTGTTGATCATTTTGACTAAGCCTTTAAGGACTTGATTGTAGGTTTTATATAATTCTCTACCTTGCTGAATATCCATGTAGGAACATTTAACAGCAAATTTAATCCATACTTGAGTTTCCGCCGCTTCCGCTTCACAATCACTAAGTTTCGCAATAAAAGCAGCTTTATATCTTCGTTTAACTATGTTCAATATGAATGAAATCGTGGGAACTCACGACATCTTATTTATTACTCTAGACACACTGCGTTACGATGTAGCTCAAAATTTACTCGCACAAGGACACACGCCTAATTTAGAAAAAGTTATAAACACAGGTTGGGAAGAACGTCATTCACCAGGAAATTTCACTTACGCGGCGCATCATGCTTTTTTCGCTGGCTTTTTACCTACTCCGATAACGCCAGGAATTCACCCCCGAATTTTTGCTTTAGGATTTGAAGGAAGCACCACCACAACTGATAAAACTTGTGTGTTAGATGGCTCAAATATTGTTAGCGGATTAGCTGCTAAGGGATATCATACAGTTTGCATTGGTGGTGTAGGTTTTTTTAACAAACGCAATCCTTTAGGTAATGTAATTCCTTCGATGTTTGCTGAAAGTTACTGGAGTCTAGAGTTAGGTGTTACTCACCCCAAATCTACAGAAAATCAGGTGAATCTGGCGAGGGAGATTTTAGAAAAAACGCCAAGTCATCAACGCCTATTTTTATTTATAAATATTTCGGCTTTGCATCAGCCAAATTACTTTTATCTTCCCAATGCTAAGGATCAAATTGACACCATTGAATCTCACGCCGCAGCTTTGCAATATGTAGATAGTCAATTAGCTAAACTCTGGAATATTATACGCCAAAGACATTCTACATTTTGTATTCTCTGTTCCGACCACGGGACAACTTATGGTGAGGATGGTTACACTGGACATCGACTCAGCCATCCCGTTGTTTGGACTGTTCCATATACAGAGTTTATTTTATGAAAATTTCACGCAGAGGCGCAGAGTTATTCTTTGTCTGAGATTTAAAGCAAATTCCTAAGTTGTGATAAAAATCCTCGAAATTTTATGATTAAAACCCAAAATCCTCAATCTAAAATCCAAAATCTCAAATCAAAAATCGCTCAATCACCCTATCAAGCATACGTTTATTCTTATCCCCACAAAACAGCTTATCGTCCTTTAACTCCGCCGATATATCTCCCCGAACTTTGGACGCAGCAAGATAGACAAGCGTTATTTCTCTATATACATATACCGTTTTGTGAAATGCGTTGTGGTTTCTGCAATTTGTTTACCACAGTCAGCCACAATGAAGATTTTATCAGTCAATATGTCCGCACATTACAGCGACAGGCGCAACGGATAAAAGCGGTGTTGGGTGATGCTTCATTTGCAAGGTTCGCTATTGGTGGGGGAACTCCAACTCAGTTACCCATTCAGCATCTCGCAACTGTTCTCGATATTGCTGAAAATACAATGGGTGCAAAGTTACAGGAAATTCCGATTTCTGTGGAAGTTTCACCAGAAACCGCAACAGAAGAAAAGTTAAAGTTGTTGCGATCGCACTCCGTTGACCGTGTTAGTATTGGTGTCCAAAGTTTCATTGAGTCGGAAGTCTTAGCAACCCAGCGTCGTCAATCTAATACTCAAGTAGAAGCCGCATTGACAAGGATAAAAGAAGCTGGGTTTCCTATTTTGAATATTGATTTGATTTATGGTTTACCTGGACAAACTGTCAATACGTGGTTGCAATCAATACAAACTGCCTTGCGCTTTCACCCAGAGGAAATTTATCTATATCCCTTGTATGTACGGCCGTTAACAGGTTTAGGACGCACAGATAAAGAATGGGACGATATTCGTTTAGCTTGTTACCGCGAAGGGCGATCGCTTCTATTATCGCAAGGATATACCCAAGTTTCGATGCGGATGTTTCGACAAAGTGGACAAGGTGGACAAGGAAGACAAGGTAGCCATCTTTCTCCCTTGTCTCCCCCCTCTCCCTCCCCCTCCCCCGTCTACTGCTGTCAAGCCGACGGTATGATTGGTTTAGGTTGCGGCGCACGTTCCTACACCAATACTCTGCACTATTCTAATGAGTATGCGGTGGGTGCAAAGGGAATCAGCGAGATTTTGCAAGCATATATTCAAACACCCGATGAGTTATTTGAATACGCGCACTATGGCTTTCAACTAGATGCAGAAGAACAACGTCGGCGATATATTTTATTATCTTTACTTTCCGATGAAGGATTAAATTTCGTTAATTATCGCCTGCGATTTGCTAGTGAAGTAGACGCTGATTTTCCCGAACTTTCAGAATTGCTAACTTTAAGTTTGGCGATGAAAGATGAAGATAGTTTACACTTAACTGAATTTGGTATTGAACGTTCTGATACTATCGGCGCGTGGTTATTTTCTGAAAAAGTTCAGGAATTAATGCAGGGTTATGAGTTGAAATAGTAGGTTTTTCAATGACCTAAGTTTTATGAGTGACTAAATAAAAATTGATAAACTAATATGCACCTCACCATCCTTTATCGCGGCTCTTTAATCAGTTGCAACTATGGCTGTGAATATTGTCCCTTTGCGAAACGCCAACAAACAGCCGCAGAATTAGCAATTGATCAACAATCTTTAGAAAAGTTTGTCAATTGGATTTCCCAACATCTCCAACATCAATTTTCAATTCTGTTCACTCCTTGGGGAGAAGCCTTAATTCATTCTTGGTATCAGCAAGCCTTGGTAAAATTAACCCATTTACCCAACGTTAATAAAGCCGCAATTCAAACTAATCTCTCTTGTCAACTAGATTGGGTAGAGGAATGTAACAAAGATAAATTGGCACTTTGGGCTACTTTTCACTCAGAATGGGTATCACGCGATCGCTTTTTATCCAAATGCCTGCAATTAAACCACCAAAATGTTAAATTGAGCGTCGGAGTTGTGGGCTTCCCCAAGTTTAAATCAGAAATAGCCGCTTTACGTCAAGAATTACCAAACCAAATTTATCTGTGGATTAATGCTGTCAAAGCTGAACTCCCCAATTTATCATCAGCAGACAGAGAGTTTTTCCAATCTATCGACCCATTATATGAATTAAATACCAAACATTATCCTAGTTTTGGTCATTCTTGTCGGGCTGGAAAATCAGTAATTTCTGTTGATGGCGATGGGACAATACGCCGTTGTCATTTTATTAAATCACCAATTGGTAATATTTATGATTCTGATTGGGAAACAGCTTTATCTGACCAACCTTGCACTAACCAAACTTGTCATTGTCATATTGGTTATGTCCATCTTGATTACTTAAACATGAATCAAGTTTTTGGTTCTGGACTTTTAGAAAGGATTCCCGATAATTGGGCTATCCATAGATAATATAGCAGTCATAGTTGATATGTGAACAATGAAGACAAGGGGGACAAGGGGGACAAGGTAGAACAGGGACAGAGATGTTTATAAATCATTTAGGATTGCGATAAGATAGTTGGTGCAAGATAGAGCGATCGCACAACTTTTGATAGCAGCATTGCAAGAGATAGAAGAATCCATCATCTACAACCCATTACCAATTAAAATAAAAGCCGACCAATAATAAGGATGATTAAACTCACTATTCTTCCCCGTCAATAAAGCAATTTGCGCCTTTTGTAACGCCTCAGATTTAGTAACTTTCCCCACTTTCAAAGCTGCATAAAACTCATTCATTAAAGCTTGTGTCCCACCATCAGATACAGCCCATAATGAAGCCATTGTAGCTTTCGCACCTGCTAATTGGATCTGATATCCTAACCCTAAAATTTCTTGTCCATTGGCTGATTTTTCACCTAAACCAGTCTGACAAGCACTCAACACTACTAAATCAACATTTGACAAAGACCAATTTTCGATATCTCGTAAAGTCGCGTGTTCGCCATCACCAAACACAATAAATGAATCTTCTGGGGAACCATCTACCAACTTACCATGCGTCGCCAAATGTACAATTTTGTAATCATTCATTTGGGGAATTGTTGCATTAGGATTAAAATCTTTATCTAAGATAACCTTGCTACCAGGAAGAATTTTAGCTACGTTTTCAACTTCAGCTTTAGCAAATTCTAAACCACTAAACATTTCTTGGCGTTGACCAACTGCTACTGTATATTCGCCTTTAGTAAAAGCCGCAGCTAAAGCATTACTTGGGGTTGGTGGTTGATTCACTAATTTAGTCAAACTAGCAGAGGTAATATTATTAATGACAAACTTCTGCACTAACCAATTCTGCCCATCATATAATGCGGCTAACGGCACATATCTCAATTTACCATCAGGGGCATAAATTATAGTTTTAGCTTCGGCTTGTTTTAAGTCATTTTCTATAGGTTTAATCAACCAGTTATATAATTTATTGGCTGGGGTTTTACTATTTTTGTAAGGAACAAGAATTGCTTCTCGAAATTCATTAATTGTTTGGTTTAATTCTGCGGCTTTGACTGGTACAGTACGATGAATTGGTGGCGCATCAGCCGAGACAATAACTAACTCTAACCTGTCATCTAAAACTAAAGGATATAACAAAACAGCTTTTTGATTTAACTGGCGTAAGTTATCTCTTAAAGAATTAAGTTGGCGTAAGTTTAAATTTTCCTGTCCTGATGTGGCTGATAATTGTTGTACCAACGCCACAACCGAGGGACTTTTAATAAACTTGTTAAATTCGGCGTTAGTACTTTGTTCCAGTTTCACTAATTCAGCAAGGCGTTTTTCTTGCGTTGCGGTACGGGTTTGCGGGGGAATTTTTCGCAGGGTGGTGAGTTCTTTCCCAAGAGCGATCGCTTTATCTTGAATGGCGCTATACTTCTGAGATATTTGCTCTTCCTGTGGTTTCAACGGTAATTTTTCGGGTGTCACTGCTACGGTTGCAGTACTTCCCCGTTGAGTATTGCGATTTGTGACTTTTGGTGTACTAGCGCCGCGATTGCCAATATAATCACTAACTTCCTGAATTTTCAGCAAATCTAAAACTTGTTGCGCTTCGGCTGGACGATTTTGCTGCAATAATAAATCAGCTAGACGGCGATATCTTTCCGAGACGGTTTCGGTGTAAGATTTCTGAACATCTGTCGGCACACCCCGCAAACTTTGGCGAATCGTTTCGGTTAAATTAACCGATTGCTTGTAAAATGCGATCGCTAGTGGTGGTTGATTTTGGGCTGCTAAAACGTCCCCTAAAAACTTCAGTGTAGCAGCTTCACTAATTTTGTCTTCCACCTCTCGATGAATAGCAACAGCTTGCTGATATAACCCCAAAGCTTGATCGTATTGATTTTGTTTTTGATAAACTTGCCCTAAGTTACTAATTGTTACGCCTTCACCAGTGCGATCGCCAACTTCCCGATAATTAGCTAAAGCCTGCTGATTATATTCCAAGGCTTGGTTATAGTTACCTAAATTTTGGTAAACTCGTCCAATATTATTTAGTGCAACTGCAAGACCTAATTTATAGTTATTTTGCTTGTATATCTCTAAAGCTTGCTGATATAACTTGAGTGCTTCGTCATACTTACCCAAGCTAAAATAAATCTGCCCAATGTTATTCAGATTTAACGCTGCACCTTGAAATTGAAATGAATCTTTGCCAAACGCATCACCAACATTAGCACGATTGGTAACTTGTTGCAGAGCTTGAGCATTTTGACCAAGGGCATTATACAATAACTTGATTGCTTGCTCGTCTGTACTTTGATATTCTCCAGTGCCAAGTTTTTTATAAATATTTGTAGACTTTTCCGCAAACTCCAAGGACTTTTGATACTGACCTAAGCTAAAATATGCACCTGAAATATTATTGAAAATCGCTGCTTGCGTTCCATAAAAAGTAGAACAGCATTCTTGTAAATCTTTTAATCCTTGCTGATAAGAATCTAAGGCTTGAGCATAGTTTCCCAAGTTGAGATAAACAACACCAATGTTGTTTAAAGTTTGAGCAGTACCACTTTTATCACCCTTGGCTTTTTGAATTGTCAAACTTTGTTGATAAAACTCTAAAGCTGGAGAATATTTGCCAGTACGGAAGTAAACTGAGCCTATATCTGCTAATAAAATAGTTTCGCTAGTTGCGTAATTATAACCTTGAGGATTTGCCGCTTTTAGTTCTTGGAGAACTTTTAAAGCAGGTTGATAAAAATCGAGAGCTTTTTGATAATCTCCGAGATTCAGATAGACTTCAGCGATATAAGATAATGGTATCCATTCGTTCTCTTTATCGCGGAGTTTGCGGCGAATATCTAAGGCTGACTGCAAAAAATCCAGTGCTTTAGGGTACTCTCCTTTCCGTAAATAAACGTAGCCAATATTTACCAAGCTATTGGCTTCTCCAGCCTTCGCACCATACTGTTTAAATATTGCTAAGGACTGTTGAAAGAGTTCTAACCCGGCTTGTAAATCAGCCAAACCCACTAAATCCTTATAAACTATTCCCTCACCTTGATTATTTAACATGATGGCTTCGGTGAGGCGTTCTTCCGCAGTGGGAGTTGGCGCTTGAGCAAGGATAAGTTGTGAATGATACAATACTAAAGCTGGTGATGTGACAGCCAGTAGGAGAGTAGCAAGTATTGGGGAAAATTGCATAAGCACAGTTTTTTATGCAGTTAAATAGTTATAGTTTATTGTTCCCATAAACGAAACTAAAGTTATAATTAAAAACTTAATATTTGATAAAGCTATCTTTTCTTTAAAGCAGGCGATCGCTCCCAGAAACAATGGTATAATTGCCCTAATTTTCTCAGACTTCTTTGCAATACTTAACTTGCTTCTAATGAATAAAAGTTAATATAGATTAAAAATAATAAATAACATCATATTTTATAAAGTTAACTGAGCTAATATTAAGAGTAAGCTTAATTATTGAAGCCTAGTAAAAAGACTAGGTAAGATGTAGCAATAAAACTAAATGTTTCTAGTTGATTTCATGTATTTTATCTGCAATATACTAGTGATTTCAACTTGACTTGCTCTCAAATACTCAGTCCGATAGTTAGGCAGAAATAATTAACATTTCAAACAACAGGTAATCCTGCGTAAAAAAGTTAGGTTATTGAGCCAAAAGTTGGTAAATCAACTGAGCCAATTCCTGAATAGCAAACACTAAAGCAACATTTACAAGTCAGAATTAAGCAATGATAGAAAAAATTTTGTTAGCGGTTTCGGGCTTAGGTCATGCAGAAGAAATGCTCAAAACCTTGAAAGAAGTACCATCAATTCAACGTGCTAAAGTAACAGTTCTGCACGTTGTACCTCCCCAAAGTACTGCTTCTGCAATGACAAATAAATGGGAAGAAGGGGGTAAAATTCTTGCCAACGCCATTCAGTCTTTAAACTTAGATCCTAGCCAAGTTTCTTCGATTTTACGGCAAGGTGAACCCAAAGACGTAGTTTGTCAAGTAGCCGATGAAATTGATGCTGACTTAATCATCATGGGTTCACGCGGACTCAAGCGTTTGCAGT is part of the Aulosira sp. FACHB-615 genome and encodes:
- a CDS encoding STM4012 family radical SAM protein, producing the protein MIKTQNPQSKIQNLKSKIAQSPYQAYVYSYPHKTAYRPLTPPIYLPELWTQQDRQALFLYIHIPFCEMRCGFCNLFTTVSHNEDFISQYVRTLQRQAQRIKAVLGDASFARFAIGGGTPTQLPIQHLATVLDIAENTMGAKLQEIPISVEVSPETATEEKLKLLRSHSVDRVSIGVQSFIESEVLATQRRQSNTQVEAALTRIKEAGFPILNIDLIYGLPGQTVNTWLQSIQTALRFHPEEIYLYPLYVRPLTGLGRTDKEWDDIRLACYREGRSLLLSQGYTQVSMRMFRQSGQGGQGRQGSHLSPLSPPSPSPSPVYCCQADGMIGLGCGARSYTNTLHYSNEYAVGAKGISEILQAYIQTPDELFEYAHYGFQLDAEEQRRRYILLSLLSDEGLNFVNYRLRFASEVDADFPELSELLTLSLAMKDEDSLHLTEFGIERSDTIGAWLFSEKVQELMQGYELK
- a CDS encoding STM4011 family radical SAM protein, encoding MHLTILYRGSLISCNYGCEYCPFAKRQQTAAELAIDQQSLEKFVNWISQHLQHQFSILFTPWGEALIHSWYQQALVKLTHLPNVNKAAIQTNLSCQLDWVEECNKDKLALWATFHSEWVSRDRFLSKCLQLNHQNVKLSVGVVGFPKFKSEIAALRQELPNQIYLWINAVKAELPNLSSADREFFQSIDPLYELNTKHYPSFGHSCRAGKSVISVDGDGTIRRCHFIKSPIGNIYDSDWETALSDQPCTNQTCHCHIGYVHLDYLNMNQVFGSGLLERIPDNWAIHR
- a CDS encoding tetratricopeptide repeat protein, producing the protein MQFSPILATLLLAVTSPALVLYHSQLILAQAPTPTAEERLTEAIMLNNQGEGIVYKDLVGLADLQAGLELFQQSLAIFKQYGAKAGEANSLVNIGYVYLRKGEYPKALDFLQSALDIRRKLRDKENEWIPLSYIAEVYLNLGDYQKALDFYQPALKVLQELKAANPQGYNYATSETILLADIGSVYFRTGKYSPALEFYQQSLTIQKAKGDKSGTAQTLNNIGVVYLNLGNYAQALDSYQQGLKDLQECCSTFYGTQAAIFNNISGAYFSLGQYQKSLEFAEKSTNIYKKLGTGEYQSTDEQAIKLLYNALGQNAQALQQVTNRANVGDAFGKDSFQFQGAALNLNNIGQIYFSLGKYDEALKLYQQALEIYKQNNYKLGLAVALNNIGRVYQNLGNYNQALEYNQQALANYREVGDRTGEGVTISNLGQVYQKQNQYDQALGLYQQAVAIHREVEDKISEAATLKFLGDVLAAQNQPPLAIAFYKQSVNLTETIRQSLRGVPTDVQKSYTETVSERYRRLADLLLQQNRPAEAQQVLDLLKIQEVSDYIGNRGASTPKVTNRNTQRGSTATVAVTPEKLPLKPQEEQISQKYSAIQDKAIALGKELTTLRKIPPQTRTATQEKRLAELVKLEQSTNAEFNKFIKSPSVVALVQQLSATSGQENLNLRQLNSLRDNLRQLNQKAVLLYPLVLDDRLELVIVSADAPPIHRTVPVKAAELNQTINEFREAILVPYKNSKTPANKLYNWLIKPIENDLKQAEAKTIIYAPDGKLRYVPLAALYDGQNWLVQKFVINNITSASLTKLVNQPPTPSNALAAAFTKGEYTVAVGQRQEMFSGLEFAKAEVENVAKILPGSKVILDKDFNPNATIPQMNDYKIVHLATHGKLVDGSPEDSFIVFGDGEHATLRDIENWSLSNVDLVVLSACQTGLGEKSANGQEILGLGYQIQLAGAKATMASLWAVSDGGTQALMNEFYAALKVGKVTKSEALQKAQIALLTGKNSEFNHPYYWSAFILIGNGL
- a CDS encoding STM4013/SEN3800 family hydrolase codes for the protein MNEIVGTHDILFITLDTLRYDVAQNLLAQGHTPNLEKVINTGWEERHSPGNFTYAAHHAFFAGFLPTPITPGIHPRIFALGFEGSTTTTDKTCVLDGSNIVSGLAAKGYHTVCIGGVGFFNKRNPLGNVIPSMFAESYWSLELGVTHPKSTENQVNLAREILEKTPSHQRLFLFINISALHQPNYFYLPNAKDQIDTIESHAAALQYVDSQLAKLWNIIRQRHSTFCILCSDHGTTYGEDGYTGHRLSHPVVWTVPYTEFIL
- a CDS encoding STM4015 family protein gives rise to the protein MTNNQNQPQDYDAVLGGQSPPPIDGVVLGGIEGIKRCLSNPVVNVRIAALSEALKYGDAGLDVLIQSLQDESRLVERFAYRLLKPRTESQVKQALQTYKPWNLEERLTRYLGCHTTQFANRQVVEFNANRGIVEPVHQAYALRCSYDDNEENFPDKISKLAQSSNAEKLPALVLGLWIDAYENDASGTIQTLVNFKEYLSNLKAILIGDILGEECEISWIRQSDVSPILRAYPQLEILQVRGGDGLQFRPTIKHNHLKALIVETGGLSRDTVAQICNLNLPALEHLELWFGCEDYGGTCWVEDIHPIIFADKFPKLTYLGLCNSQFSDEIASAIVTSPILNSISVLDLSLGTLSDAGAEELLNCEAINYLDILNVSENFLSEKMIEKLSSLDVRVIANDQKEEEDDSYIHSRYCSVAE
- a CDS encoding STM4014 family protein; translated protein: MLNFVLIANPENRRVDFLQQALTHFNLPPATVVDYADLISGKQNLAQFNTPNTIIRFDSPEKNFDIDKAIIAAGFNVSDNGEHQRISPGEAMELEFDKGRILYSRQWYLGWRYLLQKWESQLTPLQGDFMNHPQDIAVMFDKPACHERFSRHNIPVPHSLGKIHNYEHLREQMQTQGIERVFVKLSHGSAASGVVAYRVNSRLESAITTVERVRENGETLLYNSRKISHYTHHEEIADIINILTAEGVQVEEWLPKAHLQGCGFDVRVVVINGEAQHIVVRLGKSPMTNLHLGNERGDTEEFLAKIDAENWEMMKRTCEQAAALFPNSLYCGVDLLILPDWKTHAILEINAFGDLLPGILWNGMDTYTSEVKAILGRDKVDKEDKVDKVDKVDKVDKVDKGDYSPIIH